Within Lolium rigidum isolate FL_2022 chromosome 5, APGP_CSIRO_Lrig_0.1, whole genome shotgun sequence, the genomic segment CTGGCTCCGGGAAGATGCTCGCGTCCATGTGCGTCACGTTGGCCGTCCAGAACACCTGAATGAGTTAATTGGCATCTTCAGGTTTCTCCTTATATAGGGTTGATGATAATACGTTGATTGCAAGGAGTAAGAATTATGAATGACCTGCCATCCTTTTGGGATGCAGTAGCCGTCGAACTCGATGTCCTCGAGTGCTCTTCTGAAGCTGCCGAAGATTGGAGGGACCACGCGAAGTGTCTCCTGCGCTACTCGCCATGTTAATTTCATCTTCGTCAGGTCTTCCCAGGTCAGAGCCTCTTCATCAGACTTGTTCTTCGCAATCTCCTCATGCTCTGTGTCAGGGAAGAAACAACATCACTATGGATGGGTAGCCACCGTATGCAGGGAGGTGTAAATATAAAGTAAAATACATGGTTACTTGCCGTGGACCATTGCGGCGAGGGTGGTCGGATCATTGGCGAGTTGGCGGACCATGAACGTCAATAAGATTGACGACGTGTCATAGCCTGCGATAAGGGCGACCATGGAATTGTCGACGATCTCCTTGTCGGTCAGGACCCTCTCGCCATTGTCGCCGGTCAGGCCGAGCAGGCAGGTGATGAGGTCGTTGTTTCTTGACACTTGGTTGCCATGCTTCAGCTGGTTGGCCTTCTTCTCCCGCGTGATCCCCTGCAGCACCCCGCGAGCTCTGCCGCTGGCCTTGATGCTCCGGCCGAACGCCGTGAAAGGCAGGTTCACCGGGATGGCCGCCATACCCTTCGTCATGCGGACGAAGTCGCCGGCGAGGGCGTCCCGGGTGGCGCCCCGCTCGAGACCGAAGAGCAGCGCGGCAATGATGTCGAACGTCAGCCGCTTCATCAGTGGCATCACTGTCACGGTCGTGCGGCCCACCCAGTTTTCTTCGATGTGGCGGCGAACCTCGCCTTGGATTTTCCCCACATACATCTTGAGCATGTCCGGCCTGAGGAACTCTAGCATGGCGCCGCGGACCCGCTTGTGGTCGGCGCCGTAGAGGTCCAGGATGCTCTTCTCACCCAGTATCTGTTGGACAAATGGCGGCTGCCGCAAAGCCATAGTGGTGGTGAAGAACATGAGCTTGTTGGCCGCCGGCCCAGCCACGAGCACCGTCGGCGTGCCGAACAGCGACAGCTTCGAGACCGGCCCGTACCTGTCCACCCGGTCCTGTACCCATCGGTCGCCGGTGCTGCCCCGCATGGCGCGCAAGAGGCCCACGCTCTGGCCGATCACCGGCAAACCGAGGGAGCCCGGCGGCAGGTTGGCCGGACATGGTCTCTTGGCTCTTGTAAAGAGGTGGATGATGGCTATGGATGATACCGTGACAACCAGTGCCACGACCATGGGCATGTAATCCATTGTAGTGATAGTGCTCTGATGAATTGCAAACGAGGCTTCCGAATATATATATCACGAATGTATAAGAGGGGGATCCAGTTgacttcagattttttttttcttcacaTTTCATCGAAGAAAGGTCAAAATAGGCATTGAGACTACCCACAATAGAAGTACCATAGATAGTATAATGCATGCAAAAATCTGATGCGACAGTGCAATGAAAGATAAGAGAGTAGAGTAGTAGATACAGTACCTACCGTAGCACGCAGTATTAAAAAATTAATGCCAAATAGATACTGTACTAATAATAAATAAACGTAATAAAAATATGATATTGCTATATGATATTATGCATTGGAATGGCCCCGTGTGTTCCCCTCGAAAGAAACCTCTCGCGACCGCGTCGTCCCCCACGGGCGACGGGGCCGCGCCTCCGTCCCCCTCGTCCCGCGCCCCCCCTCCTCTTCTCCCCCGCCATCGTCGGCGTGCGTCGCCGGGCAAGGCCCAGACGGCACCGGCGGCACCGGCCCCTCACCTTTTCCCTCTCAGTGTTGCGCCTGCGCGGGGTAGGTGCGGCCGGGTGGTGCTCTTCGGCCGGCGGCGGTTCGGCGAGGCGGCGTGATTCCCGCGCGTCGGGTGGGAGAAGGAGAGGCGGTGCCGTCGTCGGCGGTAGAGCAACGTAGGCGGAGGTGCTAGGGTGGGTTGGTTCGGCCCAGATCAGGGCCCAGATTGGGGACCATATGGGTTGGACGGGTTGACTACTCCTGGCACGTCGGTGATGCTCCCTGGAGGCAGAGAAGGCACAGCGGCAATGGTTGGGTGGCGGCGGTGCTGCGGCCGGCCTCGCTGCAGCATGGCCGTGGGGACTTTACGGGTCTGTGAGGGCCCGGCCGGGCCAGTGTGGGCCTGATTTGACATCGATGTCATGTCCGTGAAGGCGGTGGAGGTAATTATCAAGAACAAACTAATGATGAAGAGAGGCATGCTTACAGTCAAGGCCATAGATTGGGCGGAAATTCattttggctcccgggagcatttgctcccggatttttggggagcaaattttgtttttcaaaacttttcaaaaaattctgaaaaaaatcatgcacgtacctgaccatggcacgcaccaccttgtgaaatgtcgctgcgaaatgtcatcgtatgcgtcctgggcaaaaatgacaaatttccagatctgagattcatatttttggatctcatttcatgtcagaaatttgtcatttttgtccaggacgcatacaatgacatttt encodes:
- the LOC124654373 gene encoding cytochrome P450 716B1-like is translated as MDYMPMVVALVVTVSSIAIIHLFTRAKRPCPANLPPGSLGLPVIGQSVGLLRAMRGSTGDRWVQDRVDRYGPVSKLSLFGTPTVLVAGPAANKLMFFTTTMALRQPPFVQQILGEKSILDLYGADHKRVRGAMLEFLRPDMLKMYVGKIQGEVRRHIEENWVGRTTVTVMPLMKRLTFDIIAALLFGLERGATRDALAGDFVRMTKGMAAIPVNLPFTAFGRSIKASGRARGVLQGITREKKANQLKHGNQVSRNNDLITCLLGLTGDNGERVLTDKEIVDNSMVALIAGYDTSSILLTFMVRQLANDPTTLAAMVHEHEEIAKNKSDEEALTWEDLTKMKLTWRVAQETLRVVPPIFGSFRRALEDIEFDGYCIPKGWQVFWTANVTHMDASIFPEPAKFDPSRFENQSASAAPPCSFVAFGGGPRICPGMELVRIETLVTMHHLARQFRWKLCSKKNTFVRDPMPSPLHGLPIEIEHKMSPYS